A DNA window from Parabacteroides johnsonii DSM 18315 contains the following coding sequences:
- a CDS encoding helix-turn-helix domain-containing protein: protein MYIENYEFKEWMQKLLDKLEEVGKGVRSLQNNPEVMPGDKLLDNQDLCLLFRVSTRTLQRLRAKKKLPFMMISGKAYYRASDVREFIRERFDVGTLRKFEKEHGDNKQ, encoded by the coding sequence ATGTATATAGAAAACTATGAGTTTAAAGAGTGGATGCAAAAACTGCTCGACAAGTTGGAAGAAGTGGGCAAAGGTGTAAGGTCTTTGCAGAACAACCCCGAAGTAATGCCGGGTGACAAGCTGCTGGACAATCAGGATTTGTGCCTGCTGTTCAGGGTCAGCACCCGTACACTGCAAAGATTGAGAGCCAAGAAAAAGCTCCCTTTCATGATGATTAGCGGCAAAGCCTATTATCGGGCTTCTGATGTCAGGGAGTTCATCAGGGAGCGGTTCGATGTGGGCACGCTCCGAAAGTTCGAGAAGGAACACGGAGATAATAAGCAGTAA
- a CDS encoding glycoside hydrolase family 88/105 protein, with translation MKTKYFIPIIFLLLFTRCSTNSNADLKNFPEGYTPEEVGTRISKRFISGKHMLHKKNGKDGIHYAEVCTWYGALKYAVAVGDKALIKQLQNKFEPLFTTEANYQPLMNHVDLNMFGCLPFEFYQITKDQRYYDMGLPYADTQWQVPDTATTEEKNWALKGFSWQTRLWIDDMFMITIIQSQAYKATGKREYIDRAAREMVMYLDELQHPNGLFYHAPDVPFYWGRGNGWMAAGMTELLRYLPKDNQDRPRILEGYRLMMKNLKNYQLPDGMWSQLVDDPACWAETSGTAMFTYAMITGVKQGWLDKKEYSPVARKAWMALIPYINEEGDVTEVCIGTNKKNDKQYYYDRRRIVGDYHGQAPLLWCCFALIE, from the coding sequence ATGAAAACAAAGTATTTTATTCCCATTATATTTCTGTTGCTTTTCACCCGATGTTCGACAAATTCTAACGCAGATTTAAAGAACTTTCCTGAAGGTTATACACCGGAAGAAGTTGGGACACGGATAAGCAAACGCTTTATTTCCGGTAAACATATGCTTCATAAGAAAAACGGAAAAGATGGTATTCACTATGCAGAAGTCTGTACATGGTATGGAGCCTTAAAATATGCTGTTGCCGTTGGTGACAAAGCATTGATCAAGCAACTTCAGAACAAGTTTGAACCACTCTTTACCACCGAGGCAAATTATCAACCGCTTATGAATCACGTAGATTTGAATATGTTCGGTTGTTTACCGTTTGAGTTTTATCAGATCACAAAAGATCAACGTTACTATGATATGGGGCTTCCTTATGCAGACACGCAATGGCAGGTACCGGACACAGCAACAACGGAAGAAAAGAACTGGGCCCTAAAAGGTTTCTCCTGGCAAACCCGTTTATGGATCGATGATATGTTTATGATCACCATTATCCAATCCCAAGCATACAAAGCCACCGGAAAACGAGAATACATTGACCGTGCAGCCCGTGAAATGGTAATGTATCTGGATGAACTCCAACACCCTAACGGTTTATTCTATCACGCCCCAGATGTTCCTTTTTATTGGGGACGCGGCAATGGCTGGATGGCCGCCGGCATGACAGAATTACTGCGCTATTTGCCAAAAGACAATCAAGACCGTCCCCGTATCCTGGAAGGGTATCGTTTGATGATGAAGAATCTGAAAAACTATCAACTACCTGACGGCATGTGGAGCCAACTAGTAGATGATCCCGCCTGCTGGGCAGAGACATCAGGAACAGCAATGTTCACGTATGCTATGATCACAGGGGTTAAACAAGGGTGGCTAGATAAAAAAGAATATTCTCCAGTTGCTCGTAAAGCTTGGATGGCATTAATTCCCTATATCAATGAAGAAGGAGACGTGACAGAAGTGTGTATCGGAACCAATAAAAAGAATGATAAACAATATTACTATGACCGTCGAAGGATAGTGGGAGATTATCATGGGCAAGCTCCCCTACTATGGTGCTGTTTTGCTTTGATAGAATAA
- a CDS encoding cold-shock protein — MAKSVTYNKRENEKKKQARRAEKQKKKEDRKLLGKANSFDDMIAYVDENGVITSTPPELDPNKEGIKQEEILISTPKKEDIETPTVLKGRVDYFNESKGYGFIKDLGSGEKYFFHVSNNTLTDISETDIVTFELERGLRGMNAINIRNESESPN, encoded by the coding sequence ATGGCAAAATCCGTAACATACAATAAACGAGAAAACGAAAAAAAGAAACAAGCCCGGAGGGCCGAAAAACAAAAAAAGAAAGAAGACAGAAAACTACTTGGCAAAGCGAATAGTTTTGATGATATGATCGCTTATGTGGATGAAAACGGCGTGATTACATCGACTCCTCCCGAACTGGATCCTAATAAAGAAGGAATTAAGCAAGAAGAGATTCTTATCTCGACCCCCAAAAAAGAAGATATAGAGACACCTACCGTGCTGAAAGGGAGGGTTGATTATTTTAATGAATCAAAAGGGTATGGTTTTATCAAAGACCTTGGTAGCGGCGAGAAGTATTTTTTTCATGTTAGTAACAATACACTGACCGATATTTCGGAAACCGACATCGTTACTTTTGAACTTGAACGCGGTCTAAGGGGAATGAATGCAATTAATATTCGTAATGAAAGTGAATCTCCCAATTAA
- a CDS encoding helix-turn-helix domain-containing protein, protein MEKIQVIQPTKLLTPYIKQYWFLRIDDVKQGFQRSIPAGCVALVFHKGNKIISSFHKGTQPQSYISGQISTYSDIEFSFLDMVIILFQPIGCRMFFPYPMEEFTNQNIGIDLLENTCLVELEEKINEASDNYQIVRLIEEYLLNRLCENISCNANRMMATIHNINEGEGNISVLSQTACLGYKQFKRIFVEYVGLNPKDFIQITRFRKTFNILQSTPQISISKVAYDCGYYDKSHLIKEFKMFTGYTPTQLLDICDTYTENLSVFNSVFINDNKKLNNIAL, encoded by the coding sequence ATGGAGAAAATTCAAGTAATACAACCTACCAAATTGCTCACTCCTTATATAAAGCAATATTGGTTTTTAAGGATAGATGATGTAAAGCAAGGCTTTCAGCGTTCTATCCCAGCGGGTTGTGTAGCACTTGTTTTTCATAAAGGAAATAAAATTATTTCTTCTTTTCATAAGGGAACGCAACCACAATCCTATATAAGCGGGCAAATCAGTACTTATTCAGACATAGAATTTTCTTTCTTGGATATGGTCATTATTTTATTCCAGCCTATCGGATGCAGGATGTTTTTTCCATATCCTATGGAAGAGTTTACTAATCAGAATATAGGTATTGATTTGTTAGAGAACACCTGTTTAGTAGAATTGGAAGAGAAAATAAATGAAGCATCAGATAATTATCAAATAGTCAGATTGATAGAAGAATATTTATTAAATAGACTATGCGAAAATATATCATGCAACGCTAATAGGATGATGGCTACTATACACAATATCAATGAAGGTGAAGGAAATATATCCGTTTTATCTCAAACGGCTTGTTTAGGATATAAGCAATTCAAACGGATATTCGTTGAATATGTAGGACTAAATCCAAAAGATTTTATCCAAATCACACGATTTAGAAAGACATTCAATATTTTGCAATCAACTCCACAAATTAGTATAAGTAAAGTTGCCTATGATTGTGGATATTATGATAAATCACATTTAATAAAAGAGTTTAAAATGTTCACGGGTTATACCCCTACACAGCTACTTGATATTTGTGATACTTATACCGAAAATCTATCGGTATTCAACTCTGTATTTATCAACGACAATAAAAAACTTAATAACATCGCTTTATGA
- a CDS encoding RNA recognition motif domain-containing protein → MNIYITGLNYSINDADLNDLFAEYGEITSAKVIMDRETGRSRGFGFVEMVNDGDGQKAIDALNGAEFEKKVISVSVARPRSEKPSNGGYRERKGGYNSSRRY, encoded by the coding sequence ATGAACATTTACATTACAGGCTTAAATTATAGCATTAATGATGCTGATTTAAATGATCTATTTGCGGAGTATGGAGAAATTACGTCTGCAAAAGTTATCATGGATAGAGAAACAGGAAGATCCAGAGGATTTGGTTTTGTTGAAATGGTAAACGATGGAGATGGCCAAAAAGCGATCGATGCTCTTAATGGAGCTGAATTTGAGAAAAAAGTAATCTCGGTAAGCGTAGCGCGTCCTCGCTCTGAAAAACCTTCAAACGGCGGATACCGCGAAAGAAAAGGTGGTTATAATAGTTCCAGACGATATTAA
- the mobA gene encoding conjugal transfer protein MobA gives MEQKKKRFNKGGRKPLSNPKVHRYSFNLDDVENAKFLSFFDRSGYAVKAHFIKNCIFGKSFKVVVRDKSKVDYYIQLTQFYSQFRKIANNYNQAVKELHSNFSEKKALALLYRLEQCTVELIKTNEMIVLLCKRFEQSYQREGIISADE, from the coding sequence ATGGAACAGAAAAAGAAACGCTTCAACAAGGGAGGGCGAAAGCCCTTGTCAAACCCGAAAGTACACCGCTATTCGTTCAATCTGGACGATGTGGAGAACGCCAAATTCCTGTCGTTCTTTGACAGGTCGGGGTATGCGGTAAAGGCACATTTCATCAAGAATTGTATTTTCGGCAAATCATTCAAGGTTGTGGTAAGGGACAAAAGCAAGGTGGACTATTATATCCAGCTGACACAATTCTATTCCCAGTTCAGGAAGATAGCCAACAATTACAATCAGGCGGTGAAAGAACTGCATTCCAATTTTTCGGAAAAGAAAGCACTTGCGCTGCTTTACAGACTGGAACAATGCACCGTTGAACTGATAAAGACCAATGAAATGATAGTCCTGCTCTGCAAGCGGTTTGAGCAATCCTATCAGAGAGAGGGTATAATATCGGCGGATGAATAA
- a CDS encoding DUF488 domain-containing protein translates to MIEAFGGHLTAKQLQKYLFLFTRKQEEKAFDFIPYYYGCFSFQANQDIMTLAKLGYLSIIKSENGRRIQICQPNNYLMMLDMFEQQAIKEIKEKFGYLSQNELIRYTYINYPYYATKSTIAINLLNEEELAVIDKQKRTFTEPQLFTIGYEGRSLEKYINILLVNDVHILCDVRKNAYSQKYGFSKNQLEKACTGVGIKYIHIPQLGIESEQRQDLKSQKDYEILFESYEKSTLKENWNYLLYVRELIDTEKRVALTCFEESHKQCHRGRVAKYLMQLPDITYTLKHL, encoded by the coding sequence TTGATTGAAGCATTTGGCGGTCATTTGACTGCCAAACAACTTCAGAAATATTTGTTTCTTTTTACAAGGAAACAAGAGGAAAAAGCATTTGATTTTATTCCTTATTACTATGGTTGTTTTTCATTCCAAGCAAATCAGGATATAATGACATTAGCTAAATTGGGCTACTTAAGTATTATAAAAAGCGAGAATGGTCGTAGAATACAAATTTGTCAACCCAATAATTATTTGATGATGCTTGATATGTTTGAACAGCAAGCTATAAAAGAAATAAAAGAAAAATTTGGTTATCTATCTCAAAACGAGTTAATTCGTTACACTTATATCAATTATCCTTATTACGCAACAAAAAGTACAATAGCAATTAATTTGCTAAATGAGGAAGAATTAGCTGTAATAGATAAGCAAAAAAGAACCTTTACAGAGCCTCAATTATTCACTATAGGATATGAAGGACGCTCTTTAGAAAAATACATTAATATTCTCCTCGTGAATGATGTACATATTCTCTGTGATGTCCGTAAAAATGCCTATAGTCAAAAATATGGATTTTCAAAAAATCAATTAGAGAAAGCATGTACAGGAGTAGGTATAAAATATATCCATATACCGCAACTGGGAATAGAATCAGAACAAAGACAAGATTTAAAATCACAAAAAGATTATGAAATTCTTTTTGAGTCATATGAAAAATCTACCCTAAAAGAAAATTGGAATTATCTTTTATATGTCCGAGAATTGATTGATACAGAGAAACGTGTAGCTTTAACTTGCTTTGAAGAAAGTCACAAACAATGTCATAGAGGAAGAGTTGCGAAATATTTAATGCAACTACCTGATATAACTTACACCCTTAAACATCTATAA
- a CDS encoding helix-turn-helix domain-containing protein, with product MELINGNSEPVKEFFQSLECLLDGINRLVKENKPSFGDDSFLNNREVSKLLKVSIRTLQEWRDTGIIPYIQIRGKVIYRQSDIDRLLQSCYNEERQE from the coding sequence ATGGAATTGATAAACGGAAACAGTGAACCGGTAAAAGAGTTCTTCCAATCTTTGGAGTGCTTGCTGGACGGTATCAACCGACTGGTAAAGGAGAATAAACCGTCATTTGGCGATGATAGCTTTTTGAACAACAGAGAAGTGTCTAAGTTGTTGAAAGTTAGCATCCGCACATTGCAGGAATGGAGAGATACGGGTATCATCCCCTATATTCAGATACGGGGAAAGGTTATCTACCGCCAAAGCGATATAGACAGACTTCTGCAATCATGCTATAATGAAGAACGGCAGGAATAG
- a CDS encoding ketopantoate reductase family protein — MKILIYGAGVVGCTYGWQLSKVGCDVAVLVRKEQKELVQKDGIRIICSDFREKARKDTDIIFKPTVIDELSSNNDFEYIIVSTNKLQLSTILPSLSKSAGKANVVFFQNNWDVFTEIDKHLKPEQYFFAFPFMVGGGKEDKSIHCAISGLKYSNTPLGEKDGRITPRVEKLSIILDKANLKPVISNQILVWLITHYAVAAGLSAGIMSAGSVSKFIENTAIIKTTMKAIREGLAICERMGINPKTEKANRLYLLPLFISVPIAKKIYSNDALQLMFDGHINHSPAEIRQMIDDIIDSGVKYAVITSNLAQLKSYISSNQTNKSK, encoded by the coding sequence ATGAAAATATTGATATACGGTGCTGGCGTAGTGGGTTGTACTTATGGCTGGCAATTATCCAAAGTAGGATGTGACGTTGCTGTATTGGTGCGTAAGGAGCAAAAAGAACTTGTACAAAAAGATGGTATTCGCATTATCTGTTCTGACTTTAGAGAGAAAGCAAGAAAAGATACAGATATAATCTTTAAGCCTACAGTAATAGACGAACTTTCGTCAAACAATGATTTTGAATACATTATTGTCTCCACCAATAAATTACAATTATCAACTATATTGCCAAGTCTTTCAAAGTCAGCAGGAAAAGCAAATGTTGTATTTTTCCAAAATAACTGGGATGTTTTTACTGAAATAGATAAACATCTAAAACCTGAACAATACTTTTTTGCCTTTCCATTTATGGTCGGGGGCGGAAAAGAAGATAAAAGCATACATTGTGCCATTTCAGGTCTAAAATATTCCAATACTCCGTTAGGTGAAAAAGACGGGCGGATAACTCCACGAGTAGAAAAGCTTTCTATAATACTGGATAAAGCAAACTTAAAGCCTGTCATTTCTAATCAAATATTAGTATGGCTAATCACACATTATGCTGTCGCTGCCGGTCTTTCAGCGGGAATAATGAGTGCCGGAAGTGTCTCTAAATTTATAGAGAATACAGCTATTATCAAAACTACTATGAAAGCTATTCGGGAAGGCTTAGCTATTTGTGAAAGAATGGGCATCAATCCTAAAACAGAAAAAGCAAACAGATTATATCTTTTACCTCTATTTATCAGTGTGCCAATAGCTAAGAAAATTTATAGTAATGATGCTCTGCAACTTATGTTTGATGGACATATAAATCATTCTCCTGCTGAAATAAGGCAAATGATAGATGATATAATAGATAGTGGTGTAAAATATGCTGTTATAACTTCTAATCTGGCACAATTAAAAAGTTATATATCTTCTAACCAAACTAATAAAAGTAAGTGA
- a CDS encoding RagB/SusD family nutrient uptake outer membrane protein, translated as MKESNNIKKVVLFSLASACIGLISCDDYLKEKDLPRLTPDYYGTVAGVESAATATYSFMRWGAGNERYNVLTEYGTDLFTQGEDPGKQADAFNKYGSQLNPDASVLYEFWENHYKAINTANLVIQQVEGSTSMSEVQKQVALAEMSFLRAFFYFELVQQFGSIPLVLDVSFDVRTDFPRASVADIYNQIIKDLEYSVQYSPEKPAKTGKAAKYAAAHLLAKVYLTRGSAVSDQRGQQPSDMENALKYAKMVIDCGQYELLTNFADLWDINNQGNKEVIFSVQFTTDPVYRGDGNSFHLYWGSWYEDQPGMTRDLENGRPYRRHLQSQKTMLQLFDRKNDSRFYKSFKWAYYANREGAGLELGDTAIYYSINPTTETYRYKYFAWDKEDVTKNNRYYPPLLKYFDPLRLSVNDGQGGREWVKMRLAETYLIAAEASGRNGDYQTAADYINVVRKRAAWQDGETKMSQYWREEGGKIGDTNSTFADIQVTAADIQSNFIDFMLDERGRELLGETCRWNDLVRCEKLEEYVKKWNSEGAVTFKSHHKLRPIPQKHIDRLNPKGTDAEEQNPGYF; from the coding sequence ATGAAAGAATCAAATAACATAAAGAAAGTTGTCCTTTTTAGCCTGGCAAGCGCATGTATCGGGCTTATAAGCTGTGATGATTATCTGAAGGAGAAAGACCTTCCCCGTTTAACTCCCGACTATTATGGAACCGTTGCCGGTGTGGAGTCCGCCGCAACAGCAACATATAGCTTCATGCGTTGGGGAGCTGGTAATGAAAGATATAACGTACTCACAGAATACGGCACAGATCTCTTCACGCAAGGAGAAGATCCGGGAAAACAAGCTGACGCTTTTAACAAATATGGAAGCCAGTTGAATCCAGATGCAAGTGTCTTGTACGAATTCTGGGAAAATCATTATAAAGCGATCAATACTGCAAACTTGGTTATTCAGCAAGTAGAAGGATCTACATCAATGTCTGAGGTACAAAAGCAAGTAGCTCTTGCCGAAATGTCTTTTTTACGTGCCTTCTTCTATTTTGAGTTGGTACAACAGTTCGGAAGTATCCCTTTGGTATTAGATGTGTCTTTCGACGTGAGAACTGACTTTCCACGTGCTTCAGTTGCCGATATTTACAATCAAATTATCAAGGATCTGGAATATTCGGTCCAATATTCTCCCGAGAAACCGGCAAAAACAGGGAAAGCAGCTAAATATGCTGCAGCTCACCTGTTGGCTAAGGTATATCTGACCAGGGGAAGTGCCGTAAGTGATCAGCGCGGACAGCAGCCTTCAGATATGGAGAATGCTCTGAAATATGCCAAAATGGTAATTGATTGCGGACAATACGAATTACTGACAAATTTTGCCGATCTGTGGGATATAAATAATCAGGGTAATAAGGAGGTGATTTTCTCCGTTCAATTCACGACAGATCCGGTTTACCGTGGAGATGGCAATTCCTTCCACCTATATTGGGGATCTTGGTATGAAGATCAACCGGGTATGACAAGGGACCTCGAAAACGGACGTCCATACAGAAGACATCTTCAATCGCAAAAGACAATGTTGCAACTGTTTGACCGTAAAAACGATTCCCGCTTCTATAAAAGTTTCAAATGGGCATATTATGCCAATCGTGAAGGTGCAGGACTGGAACTGGGAGATACAGCAATTTATTACAGTATAAACCCGACCACGGAAACATATCGTTATAAATATTTTGCCTGGGATAAGGAAGATGTAACCAAAAACAATCGCTACTATCCTCCCTTGCTTAAATATTTCGATCCCCTGCGTCTATCTGTCAATGATGGTCAAGGTGGCCGCGAATGGGTAAAAATGCGTTTGGCCGAAACGTATCTGATTGCTGCGGAAGCTTCCGGCCGCAACGGTGATTACCAAACAGCAGCCGATTACATTAATGTTGTCCGCAAACGTGCCGCATGGCAGGATGGTGAAACCAAAATGTCTCAATACTGGCGCGAAGAAGGAGGAAAAATAGGAGATACCAATAGTACCTTTGCAGATATTCAAGTCACGGCTGCAGATATCCAAAGCAATTTTATCGACTTTATGTTAGATGAACGTGGACGCGAACTGTTAGGTGAAACTTGCCGTTGGAATGACCTGGTACGATGTGAAAAGCTGGAAGAATACGTCAAGAAATGGAATTCAGAAGGAGCTGTCACCTTCAAATCACATCACAAACTTCGTCCGATTCCTCAAAAGCATATAGACCGCTTGAATCCAAAAGGAACGGATGCTGAAGAACAAAATCCCGGTTATTTCTAA
- a CDS encoding DNA-3-methyladenine glycosylase I, with product MEDLVNRRCGWAGTDDLYVKYHDEEWGRLVTDDKTLFEFLVLESAQAGLAWITILRKREGYKKAFYNFDVEKVAAMNSDDIDRLMLFDGIVRNRLKIASTITNARCFIAIQKEFGSFYNYTLSFFPEQKPIVNNFKSLKEIPITTPESDAMSKDMKKRGFKFFGSTICYAHMQATGFVNDHLEGCFCREKIFTDCSV from the coding sequence ATGGAAGATCTTGTAAATAGACGTTGTGGCTGGGCTGGAACTGATGATTTATATGTGAAATATCACGATGAAGAATGGGGACGATTGGTTACCGATGATAAAACCTTATTCGAATTTCTTGTTTTGGAAAGTGCTCAGGCTGGGTTAGCCTGGATTACCATCCTTCGTAAACGTGAAGGATATAAAAAAGCATTTTATAATTTCGATGTAGAGAAAGTGGCTGCGATGAATTCGGATGATATTGACCGGCTGATGCTTTTTGATGGGATCGTCAGGAATCGGCTGAAGATCGCGTCTACGATCACAAATGCCAGATGTTTCATCGCAATTCAAAAGGAATTTGGTAGTTTCTATAATTATACGTTATCGTTTTTCCCCGAGCAGAAACCGATTGTAAATAATTTCAAGTCGTTGAAGGAGATTCCGATTACGACTCCAGAATCGGATGCAATGAGTAAGGACATGAAGAAACGAGGGTTTAAGTTCTTTGGCTCTACTATCTGCTATGCTCATATGCAGGCAACAGGGTTTGTAAACGATCATTTGGAAGGATGCTTCTGTCGGGAAAAGATTTTTACTGATTGTTCGGTTTAG
- a CDS encoding DUF3876 domain-containing protein → MKKETETNRSFRLSAIAGTWESLNLHPAIMIYPSRRKYLLSMLRVSDNGQARPATYEIQKEKNRYFIVEGFKRLYIGYDEVKDILSISYYGNYLRD, encoded by the coding sequence ATGAAAAAGGAAACAGAAACAAACCGTTCTTTCAGGCTGTCGGCTATTGCAGGCACATGGGAAAGCCTGAATCTTCATCCTGCCATTATGATATATCCAAGCAGACGGAAATACCTTCTCTCCATGCTCCGTGTTTCGGATAACGGGCAAGCCAGACCAGCCACCTACGAGATACAGAAAGAGAAGAACCGCTATTTCATTGTAGAGGGCTTCAAGCGGCTCTATATCGGTTATGACGAAGTGAAAGATATACTTTCCATTTCTTATTATGGCAACTATTTACGTGACTGA
- a CDS encoding DUF3408 domain-containing protein, with protein MEEVKQQPLQGMESRERDGYKSLFLKKRTVCTRQSVYVSGEIHGRIARMVGVIAGKRVSIGNFIDNVLEHHLNSYKEVISSLYREEADKGIINPPKGNQA; from the coding sequence ATGGAAGAAGTAAAACAACAACCCTTGCAAGGAATGGAAAGCAGGGAACGGGACGGTTATAAATCATTGTTCCTCAAAAAACGGACGGTCTGCACCCGTCAAAGTGTGTATGTCAGTGGAGAGATACACGGACGTATTGCCCGAATGGTGGGTGTCATTGCAGGCAAGCGGGTAAGCATCGGCAACTTTATAGACAATGTATTGGAACATCACCTGAACAGCTATAAAGAAGTCATTTCCTCCCTTTATCGGGAAGAAGCCGACAAAGGTATCATCAACCCGCCAAAAGGAAATCAGGCATGA
- a CDS encoding RteC domain-containing protein, with protein sequence MIDEAIELIKTEVRIVNLRIKYPEQFQQHANNLYLSPLHLADKTSLINIMEIVDGLFLSQRIIYQNGTSVHLTDLGKAFEWLFNIKLGDYHQKYMDVIKRKPAKLTEFLNELANLIRKEHINKGYR encoded by the coding sequence TTGATTGATGAAGCAATAGAACTAATCAAGACAGAAGTGCGTATTGTGAACTTGCGTATCAAATACCCTGAACAATTCCAGCAACACGCAAATAACCTATATCTTTCCCCTCTCCATTTGGCAGACAAAACAAGCCTTATCAATATCATGGAAATTGTTGACGGTCTATTCCTTTCTCAACGGATAATATATCAAAATGGCACTTCTGTTCATTTGACAGACTTAGGCAAAGCCTTTGAATGGCTTTTTAATATCAAATTAGGAGATTATCACCAAAAGTATATGGATGTCATCAAACGGAAACCTGCCAAATTAACGGAGTTTCTTAATGAGTTGGCAAATCTTATCCGAAAAGAACACATAAATAAAGGGTATAGATAA
- a CDS encoding helix-turn-helix domain-containing protein translates to MKVVAVEEQTFQLVCRRFSTFANQVKSICMESSRKSEEWLSSREVCALLGISLRSLQNYRDSGKLGYSQIGNKMYYKAADIERLVTAYTGNKKSNHK, encoded by the coding sequence ATGAAAGTAGTGGCTGTCGAAGAACAGACCTTTCAACTGGTGTGCAGGCGTTTCTCCACCTTTGCCAATCAGGTGAAAAGTATCTGTATGGAAAGTTCCCGAAAATCGGAAGAATGGCTTTCCAGCCGTGAAGTGTGTGCGCTGCTCGGTATCAGCCTGCGAAGTTTGCAGAATTACCGGGATAGCGGGAAACTGGGCTATTCCCAAATAGGGAACAAGATGTACTATAAGGCTGCCGATATTGAAAGATTGGTTACAGCATATACCGGAAACAAGAAGTCAAACCATAAATAA